The genomic stretch TTGAGGTATGGTTCCCTCAAATGAGTTGTGATCCAACAACAGCCGTTCTAGTGAAATGCAATTCCCAATACTATCAGGTATGCTGCTTGATAACTGGTTTCCTGATAGAATCAGTTGGTTAAGGTTCGTCAAGCTACCAACTTCAACTGGAAGTGGCCCAGACAATGAATTGTATGATAAGTCTAAGTAGAAAGAAAGTTGAGGAAGTTTTAGCACCTCTTTGGGAATTGATCCGTTGAGTCGATTTGTTGACAGATCAAGGACAAAAAGATTCTTCAAGTTTCCCAGGCTTGTTGGAATGGGCCCTTCTAGATTGCCATAGTATGCATAAAGGACATTTAACTGAGTAAGATTTCCTAGTGATGGAGGTATGAGGCCTGACAAGCTAGTGTTGTAAAGCCCCAACTCAACCAAGTTTTTTAGTCTCCCAATGCTCTCTGGAATTGGTCCAGATATGGAGCTATTTGCCATCTCAAGTAATTTCAGACCAACCAAATTGCCGATGTTTGATGGAATAGCCCCAGAAATCCTATTGTCTCCCAAATAAAGAGTTTCAAGAGTTGTTGATAGGTTTGCGATTGAAACAGGCAGTTCCCCGCTGAAATGATTCTCGGAAAGAGCTAGATTCTGAAGTTGGCTGCAGTTTGTTAGCGAGGTGAGGAATTCCCAACCTTCCCTGTCGTTCGCTTCTAGCTTGTTGACATGCAAGTACAACAAGACGAGACCTTGCAACCTTCCCAAAGTAGGAGGCACATGTCCAATAAAACTATTTTCTGAGAGCTCGAGGTTTTTCAGAGTAGAGAGGTTGGAGAGCGAATGCGGAATAGCTCCCCAAAATTGGTTCTCAGCAATGGCAATACCTTCGATGTTGAGGAATCTATTGCCGACATCAGCAGGAATACTTCCAGACAGCATGTTTGTAGATAGGTCCATGTGTTTCAACATGGACAAATTGTACAGGGAATGTGGCAGCACACCTGAGATGTTGTTATCGAAGAGATAAAGGAGCTTTAGGCCTTCCATGCTGCCGAACTCTGGTGGtatctggccctcgagcttgtTGCTACCAAGATCAAGACAGTACAGAGATGATATGTTAGCGACTGATACTGTTagattatttattgaacattttttattataaaactTATTTACACATATAAATGTTgttaatattttctataaagcAAGTCAAATTTAATAAACATTGATATGCACAAAACCCTAGTAGATAATCTTTTTAGAACTCTGATTGCTATTGGTTACTTGCATTAGCTTATATCTAGGCTTGTGTAGTGTGGTTTGCCTTTGTTTGATTGCTTGCAGAGGCTTTTATGTAGGCTTGTACCGTGCAAAACAGATTAATGCGGCATATTAGATAATATAGATTTGCATAAACCGATGGACACAACAAAACTAAATACTTTCATATTCTCTACTTTTGCTAGAAACAAGAGACATCTAATAGAATATATACGATGATTATAcataataaaatataaataaacaaaCATGATTTTATTGGATGTGGCTTGCCTATGCAGGATAACTATAAACATAAAGACATTGCATACATGGGCTATTTACACAGGATTTGGTTGGCTTCGCGGTACTTGGCACAGGTGGCCAAGGTTTATCTTCTCCTAGGCATGTGGGTGGCGCTCTAGTATGTGGATCGATAGTCGCTAGAGTGTGTGTGGCCACCTCTTTTATTTGGCTATGTGCTTCTTGTCAAGCAGAGGCCAGAAGAATTCTCTTCAAAATTTTTATATCAACTCGATGTAATAcatttgaaaattttataaaatcttCCTTTATTAAAAAATGGTCTTAGGTTGTTGTGTTGCATAAGGTTTAATGCAAGCTAAGCCTAATACAAGCAACCAATTAGGGTATGTGTATGTCACTAGTAGAGAACAGACCTTCCGTTTAGCATATTAGTCCTAAGATTAATAGGCGTCAAGGACCTTTAGTCCTGGTTGGTAACACATTAGTCCAGACTCAAGAGCCTTGACCTACCAATCAGGACTAAAGGTCTTTCAACAAGGAGTTAGTTCAAAAGGAGAGCATCCCATCTACAGTCACATGTTTTGTATAGGTGAAGTGGAAAGCTACACGTGAAGCAATGCATGAGGCCATCGTGTTTAAGTCATAAGGGTGGGAGACATTATTTTTTAGCCTCGAGGGACCCATCCCGAATTTCCAACCTGGACTATGGACTAAAGGGGTTTTCTAACGGGACTGTAACTAAGACCGAGACCCAAGTTTCCAGATATTAGTTTGGTATCTACCATACTACCCAAATTGTTtatgtctagtttggttatatgCCTTGGGTAACCGAACTAACCAAATAATTTGGACTTTGTTAACATAATATGTACTTTGAACTATTATTACTAGTGATGTAATATTCATCTATTGGGTTTATATCGATCATCACTTTTGTCACTTTGTTTTATCTATATGTTGTCTTGTCATTTTTGCCTCTAAATAAAAATGCTGCTAGAAATTATGCTATTTTATGGTTGTAAGTTATTTCGGTCATGACCAAGATCAAACCAAACTAACTGAGGAAGAATTTGCTTGTGGTCCTGAGTTTATAAACTAATCGATCAGCTTTTATTTTTAGGTGACCAAACTTTCAAAATAATTGAAGAAGTCTGGTCCTACCCAACACTCTAGTTTCATTAACTAGCAAGATAGTCCGCACAAATAGAGGGGCAAGAGGCTAGATTAGCCTCTCGTGTTCGCGTTATAAGAACACGTTGGGTACAGGTACTCTTGACATGCCTGGCCAGTGAGAATGGCACCGCGGGGATTCGAACATGGGTTGCTCGCACAAATAGCATGAGTAGCTAACTACATCTTTTCGTCATTGTAATTTTTTTACTTAGATATCTCTCAAATAGTCTTGTTGTTTGTTTGATTATATAATTATCCTCTCTACAGGCTCTAGTATTACATCCATAATTTTTTGACCTAATTCTTTGAATTAAAAGATGTCGTCATCCTCCTCTCATTTTCTCTCCACTTATATCTCGTGGTTGTGCAACCACTTATTCCCTTTCAGTGACCTCCAATATTCCTTGATAAACCATTGTTCAAATTTCTCACAAATTATTATCTAGTTTCTTGGCCCTCTTATAAATTTATGCATTGGATTATCTGCTCGCACCTTTCTCTTACGTTCCTCCTCTTATTTGTCTGTACAACCTTTTGCCCTTAAAATATCTTCATATTCACCACAATGTTGTTCATGTATGTTGTAGCCATTGCTGCCTCAAGCAGTCAATGGCCGGCTCTATCATTATGCCAACATTCACCGATGCCTCAAGCCTcccaaatactccctccgtcccaaaaagagtgtcgttttaggttttcgtgccacaagtttgactcgatttgtagaaaatatgtgcaatatttttatcttcaaataaatttgttaaaaaactagactttaagatctttccaatgatacaaattatgtactataaatattaatattttttactacatatttagttaaagttatttcttgtGAAGCGCAAACGACACTTGTTTTGGGACGAAGGGAGTAAACAGTGGAACTGTTACTGACGCCACTAATAAGCTAGTAGTACTAATCTACATGTCATTCTACCACCTGCTACCTTTGTCATTCTACCGGCACCATCGATCACGCCGTGGTGGGCGGCACCAGCAAGTTCAGGCTGGCACACGGGTACATTACATGATTTTCATGATAAACCTCTTCGTGCTCATGCACCCTACTGGCATCTACTAGCGCGCACCTTGAGACTTGAGTGAGTGGCTACCGCATTATTGGGCAGTGGGTGAAGTGTCTATGTCCAATCAACATCAGATCGATCATACTGTTTTCGACGACTGATGTACATTCAACTGTTTCAGATTTGTTTCTCTTGATAAAACCCAATAATCATGCAATTTCCTTgtcctctgaaaaaaaaaagtacagGCCATTTCCTTGGCCTGAATTGACGTGTTTGTTTCTTGGCCAGAGTAGATCATCAGCCTTTGCTTATTCCTGCTGGGCTTCCTTATCTCTATGTTCTTCCTAATCCAATGATGAACTGTATAGGGTCAGCAGATACACCTTCAGCTCTCCACCGATCCATCATCGCTCTACACCTTCAGCTTGAAAAAATTATAGCAGCCAATCAAGCAATTAGTTTGCCAAATCCAAATAAGAAAACCTGCTAATGCACAACTTCACCAGCGTGCAATGGTACAAGaagctttttctttttttgagaaCGCGCTTAGCACGTGTTTCCACAATGGTACTAAAAGCTAGTATAACAAATAACAGTtgtgttgattttttttttgagcgaAAGTTGTGTTGATTTTCATCTTTGTCATAGCTATGAAAGAAGGTTCTAAACCGTACAATGATTTATTTCAACACTGGGCCTCCTGCTTCGCAGCTTCTATGATCTTGAACATCAGAAATTAATCAGAATATAAGAGGGTTCGCGGCTTGCTTGCTTCTCTTCCAGATCCCCATCCAGCTAGCTGGCAACCATGAGGTACGCGTCTCTGATCGCACGCATCTCCACAGCAGCATCTCGCATCGCCATTCGCTCACTTGGCTGCTGCTTTGAGCAGGATACGCCGAGCCGGATCACTGAAACCAAGCACTCCTTGCTCTGGCTTCTTACTGTGGTAGCAACAGCCGCTTCATCATGCAGCCAGATTGCTGGGTCGGCTATCTCCGAGGCTCCGTTGAGAAGAGCAGCTTTGGCGAAACTATGAAGGTCCAATGAGTCATTGAACATGTCGTCAGTAGGGCTCCTTCCGGTGAACATCTCGAGCAACAGTATCCCAAGGCTGTAGACATCCCCAAGAGTCGAGACAGATCGACCCTCACCATACTCTGCAGTGTCATTCAGATTTCAGACATCATTTTATTTCGTCAGTGGATTCAGTACACATGCAGAGAAGGTAACAACATGAGTACGAGCTTCTGTTACCTGGAGCGACATAACCAATGGAGCCCCTCAGTCCAGTGAAGCTGACTGAATTTAGCAGAGTTTTACTACTTTCATCAGAAAGGATTTTCGATATGCCGAAATCTCCAACCCGGGCACTCATATCCTCTGCAAGGAGGATGTTACTTGGCTTGAGGTCACAGTGGATTACTGGTGGCTGACACTGATTGTGAAGATATTCCAGAGCATCCATGATGTCTACAGCAATGTCTAGTCTCTGAGCTAGGCTGAGCGTATTACTCAGAGTGTGTACTTTAGATGCTGGATGCAGCCAATCATTCAGACTACCGTTTGGCATGAACTCAAAAACCAGCGCCTTGAATTCTTCACCTTGATGATTGATGCTTGAGCAACAAGTGATGATCTTTATGAGACAACGGTGACGTACCCTTCGTAGTGCCTCACATTCAGCTACGAAACTTCTAGTAGACCCGGATTGTCGTATGTTAAACACCTTCACAGCTGTGGTAATACCCTGATCATGCAAAGTACACTTATAGACAGCACCATAACTCCCTTGTCCGAGCAAATTAGCCTCTGAGAAACCACCAGTTCCATTTGACAATGCTTGATACGAAACCCTTTCGTACTGCTCGTCAATTACTGTGGAAACGAGTTCGCTTGCATTTGTTTGTCTGAACCTCTTGtggatgaaataaataaaagtaaCTATTACACCTAAGAATACAAGTGCGCCGAGTGATGTTAGGGTGACCATAAGGGATCTTGACACTTGCCTTTTGCTCTTCTTCACAGCAGCTCTGGAGCATGGAGCTAAATGTAGTTGGGGGGCTCCACCACAAAGCTCATCATTTCCATGAATCGACAAGGCCGTTGCATTTGCAAAAACACCGCCTTTTGGCACTTCACCTTGGAGATCATTGAAGGACAAATCCAGTTTCCACAATAGTGTCAGGTTCTGTAGAGCTGTGGGGATCAAACCTGAAAGATTGTTATGTGCTAGACACAATCGTTGCAGGTTGCCAACGCTAGCAATGGCCTCAGGGATACTACCAGACAGCTTATTCATGGTCAGGTTCAGTAAGGCGAGACCTTTTAAGTTCTTCAGAGATTGAGGTATGGTTCCCTCAAATGAGTTGTGATCCAGCAGCAGCTGTTCCAGTGAAATGCAATTCCCAATACTATCAGGTATGCTGCTTGACAACTGGTTTCCTGATAGAATCAGTTGGTTAACATTTGTCAAGCTACCAACTTCCACTGGGAGTGGCCCAGATAATGCATTGTATGATAAGTCTAAGTACCAAGAAAGCTGAGGAAGTTTTAGCACCTCCTTGGGAATTGAACCATTGAGCCGATTTGTTGACAAATCGAAGACAAATACATTCTTCAAGTTTCCCAGGCTTGCTGGAATGGGCCCTTCTAGATTGCCATAGTATGCATAAAGCCTATTTAACTGAGTAAGATTTCCTAGTGATGGAGGTATGAGGCCTGACAAGCTGGTGTTGTAAAGGCCTAACTCAACCAAGTTTTTTAGTCTCCCAATGCTCTCTGGAATTGGTCCAGATAGAGAAGTTACTGCCATGTATAGTATTTGCAGACCAACCAAGTTGCCAATGTTGGATGGAATAGTCCCAGAAATCCTATTGTCTCCCAAATAAAGAGTTTCAAGAGTTGTTGATAGGTTTGCGATTGAAACAGGCAGTTCCCCGCTGAAATGATTCTCGGAAAGAACCAGATTCTGAAGTTGGCTGCAGTTTGTTAGCGAGGTGAGGAATTCCCAACCTTCCCTGTCGTTCGCTTCTAGCTTGTTGCCCAGCAAGTACAACAAGACGAGACCTTGCAACCTTCCCAAAGTAGGAGGCACATGTCCAATAAAACTATTTTCTGAGAGTTGAATGTTATTCAGAGTAGAGAGATTGGAGATCGAATGCGGAATAGCTCCCCAGAATTGGTTCTCAGCAATGGCAATACCTTCGATGTTGAGGAATCTATTGCCGACATCAGCAGGAATACTTCCAGACAGCATGTTTTTAGATAGGTCCATGTGTTTCAACATGGACAAATTGTACAGGGAATGTGGCAGCACACCTGAGATGTTGTTATCGAAGAGAGAAAGGAGCTTTAGGCCTTCCATGCTGCCGAACTCTGGTGGtatctggccctcgagcttgtTGCTACCAAGATCAAGACAGCACAGAGATGATATGTTAGCGACTGATACTGGGATAGCACCCGTAAAGCTGTTGTTTTCCAACGAGAGCCACTGAAGGCTTTTGAGCCTGTAGCCAAGCTCGACAGGGATACGCCCATGGAGCCGGTTGCTGCTGAGTTCCAAGACCTGCAAGCTGGCACAGAAGCTTAGGTTGGCTGGCAGTGCTCCGCTGAACGTGTTGTAGCTCAGGTCAAGCAACTGTAGGTGTTGTAGGCGGCCGATGCTTTCAGGGATGTTACCCTGAAACCAGTCATTGTGCGACAGTTTCAGAGTACGCAGGAACGTGAGGTTCCCGATGGCCGGAGACAGGGTGCCAGTGAGGCCATAGGAGGGCAGGGTCAGCGCCACCACTCGCCGATTATTCCTAGCACGGCTCCCGCACCTGACACCCTCCCAGCCGCAGAAGCTGCTACTGTTCCACGAGGCAAGCAGGCTGTTGTCGCGGCCGCTGCCGATCGCCGCGGCCTTGAACGCCAGCAGTGCGGCCTCGTCGTCGCCGGCTTGTGCGGCCACGAGTACCGAGGTGGGCACGGAGGCGGAGAGCAGCAGCGGGAACAGCAGTAATAAGCTCACCGAGCGCATTATTGCCATGCCGCCGGCGGTTGCTTTGCTATGCTGCTTCCTTTTGGTCGATCCACCGGGTACgtagtgagtgattggttgaggGTTCTTAAGTGCTACCCCTTTTATGCGTCACGGGTGTCAAAATGCAATTTTTTCGGCTGGTTTTCAAAAAAACAATCTGGACTTCGATAGACTCGTCGCGCGAGGTTGGGTCAACATTTGGCAACTGTCGCCTTTATACCGTCTAGTAGACCGTATACGCAGAAAACACAATGCGTTTaatcaaaaaactttttaagatttctcatcacacatcgaatcttgcacatgcatagaacatcaaAATaggtaaaaaataattaattacataatttgctTGTAAACCgtaaaataatttttttgagcctagtttagTCTATGACTGGACACTAATTAccgaatacaaacgaaaatgctatagtagcgaaatccaaaaagttttcgaatctaaacaagaccttcaaTTATTTAAGGTCCCCTTCACCACCTATAGACGCGGAAAACAGGTCGTCTTCAATTATTTAAGAGTGCGAAATTTCTTCATGCATCTAGGGTGGAGTAGCTTTGTGGAGCTGTCGTTAGATCGGTCTCAGTATGAGTTCTATCTCCATTTAACGAGCTGTTTTATAGGTATTTTAATGATATAGTCATGGAATTATATAGTGCCCCTTTAGGCTTCTTCATTTTAATACACCAGGTAGCTCTCCCATCAATTCTTGTAAAAAAAATGTCTCTATTTCCTTTTATATAAACCATAGCTTGAAATACTTTGGTCATTTACTTATTTTatgttatgttgtttatatttaTAAACTTATGATTGGACAGTACATTTGATTACAATTCTAATCGTTTCAAGTTTGTTTATAATATACTTAAAAAATTGTTAGTTAAGTTATTGGTCAGAAATTTTAAAGTTCAAATCTTGATACGCATACGCaatacataatagttttcttttcccACGGACATAAATTGATTATACAAGAGTAACTCTAAGACCTTCTTTATATCCTTCCATATAGATAGGAATAGACTTTGATTAAAGAAATGATCCATTCAACGGCTTCTTCAACTACAGGTACATTTGAGACACTAAATCAGTTCTGATCCTTTAGTAGAAACGGTGCCAAATAGGATATGCACGGAAAATTTTACCGTAGAAATGTTTTCTCCTTCCATATCAATAGAAATAGAGATT from Sorghum bicolor cultivar BTx623 chromosome 3, Sorghum_bicolor_NCBIv3, whole genome shotgun sequence encodes the following:
- the LOC8060788 gene encoding probable LRR receptor-like serine/threonine-protein kinase At3g47570, which codes for MAIMRSVSLLLLFPLLLSASVPTSVLVAAQAGDDEAALLAFKAAAIGSGRDNSLLASWNSSSFCGWEGVRCGSRARNNRRVVALTLPSYGLTGTLSPAIGNLTFLRTLKLSHNDWFQGNIPESIGRLQHLQLLDLSYNTFSGALPANLSFCASLQVLELSSNRLHGRIPVELGYRLKSLQWLSLENNSFTGAIPVSVANISSLCCLDLGSNKLEGQIPPEFGSMEGLKLLSLFDNNISGVLPHSLYNLSMLKHMDLSKNMLSGSIPADVGNRFLNIEGIAIAENQFWGAIPHSISNLSTLNNIQLSENSFIGHVPPTLGRLQGLVLLYLLGNKLEANDREGWEFLTSLTNCSQLQNLVLSENHFSGELPVSIANLSTTLETLYLGDNRISGTIPSNIGNLVGLQILYMAVTSLSGPIPESIGRLKNLVELGLYNTSLSGLIPPSLGNLTQLNRLYAYYGNLEGPIPASLGNLKNVFVFDLSTNRLNGSIPKEVLKLPQLSWYLDLSYNALSGPLPVEVGSLTNVNQLILSGNQLSSSIPDSIGNCISLEQLLLDHNSFEGTIPQSLKNLKGLALLNLTMNKLSGSIPEAIASVGNLQRLCLAHNNLSGLIPTALQNLTLLWKLDLSFNDLQGEVPKGGVFANATALSIHGNDELCGGAPQLHLAPCSRAAVKKSKRQVSRSLMVTLTSLGALVFLGVIVTFIYFIHKRFRQTNASELVSTVIDEQYERVSYQALSNGTGGFSEANLLGQGSYGAVYKCTLHDQGITTAVKVFNIRQSGSTRSFVAECEALRRVRHRCLIKIITCCSSINHQGEEFKALVFEFMPNGSLNDWLHPASKVHTLSNTLSLAQRLDIAVDIMDALEYLHNQCQPPVIHCDLKPSNILLAEDMSARVGDFGISKILSDESSKTLLNSVSFTGLRGSIGYVAPEYGEGRSVSTLGDVYSLGILLLEMFTGRSPTDDMFNDSLDLHSFAKAALLNGASEIADPAIWLHDEAAVATTVRSQSKECLVSVIRLGVSCSKQQPSERMAMRDAAVEMRAIRDAYLMVAS